The proteins below are encoded in one region of Triticum aestivum cultivar Chinese Spring chromosome 1B, IWGSC CS RefSeq v2.1, whole genome shotgun sequence:
- the LOC123077095 gene encoding CASP-like protein 4D1, whose product MAVSRRTGWIAAGLVARLLMVAVLLMSVRFVLANYIHWDYTQGTYKLQSYTYVVASAVVGTAGSVLQIPVAMYLLCKSKRAIPSAMILDISMHADIVISIVLASGVGAGFGATNDVLRYVRASKWEGRQQEEQALINYYNRAIVPVVFLLVGMVLSICATAVSARLRARAMNDAEGGA is encoded by the exons ATGGCTGTGTCACGGCGGACGGGGTGGATCGCCGCCGGCCTCGTGGCGCGCCTGCTCATGGTGGCCGTCCTGCTCATGTCCGTGCGCTTCGTTCTCGCCAACTACATCCACTGGGACTATACGCAGGGCACCTACAAGCTGCAGAGCTACAC GTATGTGGTCGCGTCGGCCGTCGtggggacggcggggagcgtgcTGCAGATACCCGTCGCCATGTACCTCCTGTGCAAGAGCAAAAGGGCGATACCCAGCGCCATGATCCTCGACATCAGCATGCACGCGGACATC GTGATCAGCATCGTCCTGGCAAGCGGCGTTGGCGCCGGGTTCGGTGCGACCAACGACGTTCTGCGCTACGTCCGGGCGAGCAAATGGGAAGGCAGGCAGCAAGAGGAGCAGGCTCTCATCAATTACTACAACAGGGCGATCGTCCCCGTCGTGTTCCTCCTCGTAGGCATGGTCCTCTCCATCTGCGCCACCGCCGTCTCCGCCAGGCTCCGCGCCAGGGCAATGAACGATGCTGAAGGTGGAGCCTGA